CGCCAAGCATCATCCGCGACGTGATCCGCGGGGCGATCGGGTTTGCCGGCGTTCTCGTCTCAGACGACCTCGCCATGCGCGCGCTCACCGGCGCGCCGGGCGAACTCGCGGTTGCGGCGTTGGACGCCGGCTGCGATCTCGTGCTCCATTGCACCGGCGTCCTCGCTGAAACCGCCTCCCTGCTCGACGCCTGCCCCGCCATCACGCCTGCGGCCGGCGAACGCCTCGCCGCCGCCCGCGCTCTCGCGTGCGTGCGCCGCGATCCCGCTCTTCTCGCCGCGCGCGACGCCCTGGCAGCGGAGCGGGAGGCTTTGCTCCGATGATCGGCCTCGCCCTGCAGCTCGCGCTTGCCGTCGTGCCGGTGGTGCTGGCGATCACGCTGCATGAGGCGGCGCATGGCTATGCCGCGCTCGCCATGGGCGACGATACGGCGCGCGCGGCCGGGCGGCTGTCGCTCAATCCGCTGCGCCATATCGACCGCGTCGGCACCGTCCTGCTCCCCGGCATCCTGCTGATCGGGCAATGGCTGACGCTCGGGCGGGTGGTGTTTTTGTTCGGCTGGGCCAAGCCGGTGCCGGTCGCGGCATGGAAATTCCGCAGCCCCCGGCGCGGCATGATGGTGGTCGCGGCGGCCGGGCCGGCGATGAATTTCCTGCTCGCCTGGCTCGCCGCCCTGGCGCTCCATGCGCTCGCTTACGCGCCGCCGCGTGGCGCCGAAATCGGCGGTGTCTTCATCTATTATTTCGTGCTCACCAATCTCGTCCTCGGGATCTTCAATCTGCTGCCGATTCCGCCGCTCGATGGCGGGCGGATCGTGGTCGGGCTGTTGCCGCTGCGGCTCGCGCGGCGTTGGGCGCTGCTCGAGCGGGTCGGCATCCTGCTGGTTTTGCTGGTCGTGTTCATCCTGCCGCAGGTGCTCGCCGGGCTCGGCTGGCGGGTCGATCCGGTGGGGGCGGCGCTCGATCATATCGTGCCGCGCGCGATCGGCGTCGTCCTGTGGCTTGCGGGCGTGTCGGGCCATGGCTGAGGCGCCGG
This portion of the Acidibrevibacterium fodinaquatile genome encodes:
- a CDS encoding site-2 protease family protein; its protein translation is MIGLALQLALAVVPVVLAITLHEAAHGYAALAMGDDTARAAGRLSLNPLRHIDRVGTVLLPGILLIGQWLTLGRVVFLFGWAKPVPVAAWKFRSPRRGMMVVAAAGPAMNFLLAWLAALALHALAYAPPRGAEIGGVFIYYFVLTNLVLGIFNLLPIPPLDGGRIVVGLLPLRLARRWALLERVGILLVLLVVFILPQVLAGLGWRVDPVGAALDHIVPRAIGVVLWLAGVSGHG